Proteins from a genomic interval of Equus quagga isolate Etosha38 chromosome 13, UCLA_HA_Equagga_1.0, whole genome shotgun sequence:
- the TSNAXIP1 gene encoding translin-associated factor X-interacting protein 1 isoform X2 has product MAASKPQGSSFATSSRTHLRPSGVTIDDSFITETKNSQKNKLSQKRKTLSCQFSIGGHLSPWPTYTSGQTILHNRKPCSDDCRKRAGSWQQQPLGTTKPWYLEQLENYLRKELLLLDLGTDSAQELRLQPYREIFEFFIEDFKTYKPLLSSIKNAYEVMLAHQREKIRALEPLKAKLVTVNEDCNERILAMRAEERYEISMLKKEKMNLLKLIDKKNEEKISLQTEVTKLRKKLAEEYLHYLTERDARKILIADLNELRYQREDMSLAQSPGIWGEDPVKLTLALKMTRQDLTRTQMELNTMKANFGDVVPRRDFEMQEKTNRDLQEQLDSLRDDYEEVRKEHEILLQLHMSTLKERDQFYSELQEIQRTSTPRPDWTKCEDVVSGGPDRWHMLAEGKNSDQLVDVLLEEIGEGLLREKDFFPGLGYGEAIPPFLRFDGIVENKKPTKKDVVNLLKDAWKERLAEEQKEKFPDFFFNFLERRFGPGDAMAWAYTIFENIKLFRSNEVMSQFYAVLMGKSSEIVYIKHKETVAQLLKEMTNVDSQNEGLLTMEQLSTVLKSIFPFKKEEKIQELMEAGGWHPNSSNADFLNYRSLFMEDEEGQSMHFVQKLWEQYMDEKDEYLQELKQELGLELRDEVTLRKVREALMNIDPGLDKQTLNSYLSQAFQLPVTELPEEGEKEEGIVTRLQAALEQLQMADIRRMGAREHEPAS; this is encoded by the exons TCCTGTCAGTTCTCCATCGGCGGCCACCTGTCCCCATGGCCCACATACACCAGTGGCCAGACCATTCTGCATAATCGAAAGCCCTGTTCAGATGACTGCCGGAAGCGAGCAGG AAGCTggcagcagcagcccctgggCACTACCAAGCCATGGTACCTGGAGCAACTAGAGAACTACCTACGCAAGGAGCTCCTCCTGCTGGACCTGGGCACAGATTCTGCCCAGGAGCTGAGGCTGCAG CCTTATAGAGAGATCTTTGAGTTCTTCATAGAGGACTTCAAAACGTACAAGCCATTGCTATCCTCCATCAAGAATGCGTATGAGGTGATGCTGG CCCATCAGAGGGAGAAGATTCGAGCTCTGGAGCCCTTGAAGGCCAAGCTTGTCACTGTGAATGAGGACTGCAATGAGAGGATCCTGGCCATGAGGGCTGAGGAGAGATACGAAATCTCCAtgctgaagaaagagaagatgaatttGCTAAAACTCATTGacaaaaagaatgaggagaagaTCTCATTGCAGACTGAG GTGACTAAACTAAGGAAGAAGTTGGCTGAGGAGTACCTGCACTACCTCACTGAGCGAGATGCCCGCAAGATTCTCATTGCAGACCTGAATGAGCTACGGTACCAGCGAGAAGACATGTCATTAGCCCAATCCCCAG GCATCTGGGGAGAGGACCCCGTGAAGTTAACACTGGCTCTGAAGATGACCCGGCAAGACCTGACCCGCACACAGATGGAACTCAACACCATGAAGGCCAACTTTGGAGATGTGGTGCCCAGAAGGGACTTTGAAATGCAGGAGAAGACCAACAGGGATCTGCAGGAGCAG CTGGACAGCTTGAGAGACGACTACGAAGAGGTCCGCAAGGAGCATGAAATACTGCTGCAGTTGCACATGAGCACACTGAAGGAGCGGGACCAGTTTTATTCTGAGTTGCAGGAGATCCAGCGCACCTCCACGCCACGGCCTGACTGGACCAAGTGTGAAG ATGTAGTGTCTGGGGGCCCAGATCGCTGGCATATGCTGGCTGAGGGCAAGAACAGTGACCAGCTGGTGGATGTGCTCCTGGAGGAGATTGGCGAGGGGCTGCTCCGGGAGAAAGACTTCTTCCCTGGTTTG GGCTATGGGGAAGCCATCCCCCCTTTCCTTCGATTTGATGGCATTGTGGAGAACAAGAAGCCAACCAAGAAGGATGTGGTAAATCTCCTCAAGGATGCCTGGAAGGAGCGGCTCGCTGAGGAGCAG AAAGAGAAGTTTCCagatttcttcttcaatttcctggAGCGTCGCTTTGGGCCTGGTGATGCCATGGCCTGGGCTTAtaccatttttgaaaatatcaagcTCTTCCGCTCCAATGAAGTCATGAGTCAGTTTTATGCAGTCTTGATGGGAAAG AGTAGTGAAATTGTGTACATCAAGCATAAGGAGACAGTAGCACAGCTGCTGAAGGAGATGACGAATGTTGACAGTCAGAACGAGGGGCTACTAACCATGGAGCAGTTAAG CACTGTCCTCAAGAGCATCTTCCCcttcaagaaggaagagaaaattcagGAGTTGatggaggcagggggctggcatCCCAACAGCAGCAATGCAGACTTCCTCAACTACCGCTCATTGTTTATGGAG GACGAGGAGGGCCAGAGTATGCACTTTGTGCAAAAGCTGTGGGAACAGTATATGGATGAAAAGGATGAATATTTACAGGAGCTAAAgcaggagctgggcctggaacT TCGTGATGAGGTGACCCTACGCAAGGTACGTGAGGCCCTGATGAACATTGATCCCGGTCTGGACAAGCAGACTCTGAACAGCTATTTGAGCCAGGCCTTCCAGCTACCTGTGACAGAACTGCCAGAGGAGGGTGAGAAGGAAGAGGGCATTGTGACACGGCTCCAGGCTGCACTGGAACAGCTTCAGATGGCTGACATCAGGCGCATGGGCGCTCGAGAGCATGAGCCTGCAAGCTAG
- the TSNAXIP1 gene encoding translin-associated factor X-interacting protein 1 isoform X1, translated as MTPSSQKLRTPRKTSFLRNGRRWEKQRAWSAQEHHLPAIRWQRPSQILINQSCQFSIGGHLSPWPTYTSGQTILHNRKPCSDDCRKRAGSWQQQPLGTTKPWYLEQLENYLRKELLLLDLGTDSAQELRLQPYREIFEFFIEDFKTYKPLLSSIKNAYEVMLAHQREKIRALEPLKAKLVTVNEDCNERILAMRAEERYEISMLKKEKMNLLKLIDKKNEEKISLQTEVTKLRKKLAEEYLHYLTERDARKILIADLNELRYQREDMSLAQSPGIWGEDPVKLTLALKMTRQDLTRTQMELNTMKANFGDVVPRRDFEMQEKTNRDLQEQLDSLRDDYEEVRKEHEILLQLHMSTLKERDQFYSELQEIQRTSTPRPDWTKCEDVVSGGPDRWHMLAEGKNSDQLVDVLLEEIGEGLLREKDFFPGLGYGEAIPPFLRFDGIVENKKPTKKDVVNLLKDAWKERLAEEQKEKFPDFFFNFLERRFGPGDAMAWAYTIFENIKLFRSNEVMSQFYAVLMGKSSEIVYIKHKETVAQLLKEMTNVDSQNEGLLTMEQLSTVLKSIFPFKKEEKIQELMEAGGWHPNSSNADFLNYRSLFMEDEEGQSMHFVQKLWEQYMDEKDEYLQELKQELGLELRDEVTLRKVREALMNIDPGLDKQTLNSYLSQAFQLPVTELPEEGEKEEGIVTRLQAALEQLQMADIRRMGAREHEPAS; from the exons TCCTGTCAGTTCTCCATCGGCGGCCACCTGTCCCCATGGCCCACATACACCAGTGGCCAGACCATTCTGCATAATCGAAAGCCCTGTTCAGATGACTGCCGGAAGCGAGCAGG AAGCTggcagcagcagcccctgggCACTACCAAGCCATGGTACCTGGAGCAACTAGAGAACTACCTACGCAAGGAGCTCCTCCTGCTGGACCTGGGCACAGATTCTGCCCAGGAGCTGAGGCTGCAG CCTTATAGAGAGATCTTTGAGTTCTTCATAGAGGACTTCAAAACGTACAAGCCATTGCTATCCTCCATCAAGAATGCGTATGAGGTGATGCTGG CCCATCAGAGGGAGAAGATTCGAGCTCTGGAGCCCTTGAAGGCCAAGCTTGTCACTGTGAATGAGGACTGCAATGAGAGGATCCTGGCCATGAGGGCTGAGGAGAGATACGAAATCTCCAtgctgaagaaagagaagatgaatttGCTAAAACTCATTGacaaaaagaatgaggagaagaTCTCATTGCAGACTGAG GTGACTAAACTAAGGAAGAAGTTGGCTGAGGAGTACCTGCACTACCTCACTGAGCGAGATGCCCGCAAGATTCTCATTGCAGACCTGAATGAGCTACGGTACCAGCGAGAAGACATGTCATTAGCCCAATCCCCAG GCATCTGGGGAGAGGACCCCGTGAAGTTAACACTGGCTCTGAAGATGACCCGGCAAGACCTGACCCGCACACAGATGGAACTCAACACCATGAAGGCCAACTTTGGAGATGTGGTGCCCAGAAGGGACTTTGAAATGCAGGAGAAGACCAACAGGGATCTGCAGGAGCAG CTGGACAGCTTGAGAGACGACTACGAAGAGGTCCGCAAGGAGCATGAAATACTGCTGCAGTTGCACATGAGCACACTGAAGGAGCGGGACCAGTTTTATTCTGAGTTGCAGGAGATCCAGCGCACCTCCACGCCACGGCCTGACTGGACCAAGTGTGAAG ATGTAGTGTCTGGGGGCCCAGATCGCTGGCATATGCTGGCTGAGGGCAAGAACAGTGACCAGCTGGTGGATGTGCTCCTGGAGGAGATTGGCGAGGGGCTGCTCCGGGAGAAAGACTTCTTCCCTGGTTTG GGCTATGGGGAAGCCATCCCCCCTTTCCTTCGATTTGATGGCATTGTGGAGAACAAGAAGCCAACCAAGAAGGATGTGGTAAATCTCCTCAAGGATGCCTGGAAGGAGCGGCTCGCTGAGGAGCAG AAAGAGAAGTTTCCagatttcttcttcaatttcctggAGCGTCGCTTTGGGCCTGGTGATGCCATGGCCTGGGCTTAtaccatttttgaaaatatcaagcTCTTCCGCTCCAATGAAGTCATGAGTCAGTTTTATGCAGTCTTGATGGGAAAG AGTAGTGAAATTGTGTACATCAAGCATAAGGAGACAGTAGCACAGCTGCTGAAGGAGATGACGAATGTTGACAGTCAGAACGAGGGGCTACTAACCATGGAGCAGTTAAG CACTGTCCTCAAGAGCATCTTCCCcttcaagaaggaagagaaaattcagGAGTTGatggaggcagggggctggcatCCCAACAGCAGCAATGCAGACTTCCTCAACTACCGCTCATTGTTTATGGAG GACGAGGAGGGCCAGAGTATGCACTTTGTGCAAAAGCTGTGGGAACAGTATATGGATGAAAAGGATGAATATTTACAGGAGCTAAAgcaggagctgggcctggaacT TCGTGATGAGGTGACCCTACGCAAGGTACGTGAGGCCCTGATGAACATTGATCCCGGTCTGGACAAGCAGACTCTGAACAGCTATTTGAGCCAGGCCTTCCAGCTACCTGTGACAGAACTGCCAGAGGAGGGTGAGAAGGAAGAGGGCATTGTGACACGGCTCCAGGCTGCACTGGAACAGCTTCAGATGGCTGACATCAGGCGCATGGGCGCTCGAGAGCATGAGCCTGCAAGCTAG
- the TSNAXIP1 gene encoding translin-associated factor X-interacting protein 1 isoform X5, translating to MTPSSQKLRTPRKTSFLRNGRRWEKQRAWSAQEHHLPAIRWQRPSQILINQSCQFSIGGHLSPWPTYTSGQTILHNRKPCSDDCRKRAGSWQQQPLGTTKPWYLEQLENYLRKELLLLDLGTDSAQELRLQPYREIFEFFIEDFKTYKPLLSSIKNAYEVMLAHQREKIRALEPLKAKLVTVNEDCNERILAMRAEERYEISMLKKEKMNLLKLIDKKNEEKISLQTEVTKLRKKLAEEYLHYLTERDARKILIADLNELRYQREDMSLAQSPGIWGEDPVKLTLALKMTRQDLTRTQMELNTMKANFGDVVPRRDFEMQEKTNRDLQEQLDSLRDDYEEVRKEHEILLQLHMSTLKERDQFYSELQEIQRTSTPRPDWTKCEDVVSGGPDRWHMLAEGKNSDQLVDVLLEEIGEGLLREKDFFPGLGYGEAIPPFLRFDGIVENKKPTKKDVVNLLKDAWKERLAEEQKEKFPDFFFNFLERRFGPGDAMAWAYTIFENIKLFRSNEVMSQFYAVLMGKHCPQEHLPLQEGRENSGVDGGRGLASQQQQCRLPQLPLIVYGGRGGPEYALCAKAVGTVYG from the exons TCCTGTCAGTTCTCCATCGGCGGCCACCTGTCCCCATGGCCCACATACACCAGTGGCCAGACCATTCTGCATAATCGAAAGCCCTGTTCAGATGACTGCCGGAAGCGAGCAGG AAGCTggcagcagcagcccctgggCACTACCAAGCCATGGTACCTGGAGCAACTAGAGAACTACCTACGCAAGGAGCTCCTCCTGCTGGACCTGGGCACAGATTCTGCCCAGGAGCTGAGGCTGCAG CCTTATAGAGAGATCTTTGAGTTCTTCATAGAGGACTTCAAAACGTACAAGCCATTGCTATCCTCCATCAAGAATGCGTATGAGGTGATGCTGG CCCATCAGAGGGAGAAGATTCGAGCTCTGGAGCCCTTGAAGGCCAAGCTTGTCACTGTGAATGAGGACTGCAATGAGAGGATCCTGGCCATGAGGGCTGAGGAGAGATACGAAATCTCCAtgctgaagaaagagaagatgaatttGCTAAAACTCATTGacaaaaagaatgaggagaagaTCTCATTGCAGACTGAG GTGACTAAACTAAGGAAGAAGTTGGCTGAGGAGTACCTGCACTACCTCACTGAGCGAGATGCCCGCAAGATTCTCATTGCAGACCTGAATGAGCTACGGTACCAGCGAGAAGACATGTCATTAGCCCAATCCCCAG GCATCTGGGGAGAGGACCCCGTGAAGTTAACACTGGCTCTGAAGATGACCCGGCAAGACCTGACCCGCACACAGATGGAACTCAACACCATGAAGGCCAACTTTGGAGATGTGGTGCCCAGAAGGGACTTTGAAATGCAGGAGAAGACCAACAGGGATCTGCAGGAGCAG CTGGACAGCTTGAGAGACGACTACGAAGAGGTCCGCAAGGAGCATGAAATACTGCTGCAGTTGCACATGAGCACACTGAAGGAGCGGGACCAGTTTTATTCTGAGTTGCAGGAGATCCAGCGCACCTCCACGCCACGGCCTGACTGGACCAAGTGTGAAG ATGTAGTGTCTGGGGGCCCAGATCGCTGGCATATGCTGGCTGAGGGCAAGAACAGTGACCAGCTGGTGGATGTGCTCCTGGAGGAGATTGGCGAGGGGCTGCTCCGGGAGAAAGACTTCTTCCCTGGTTTG GGCTATGGGGAAGCCATCCCCCCTTTCCTTCGATTTGATGGCATTGTGGAGAACAAGAAGCCAACCAAGAAGGATGTGGTAAATCTCCTCAAGGATGCCTGGAAGGAGCGGCTCGCTGAGGAGCAG AAAGAGAAGTTTCCagatttcttcttcaatttcctggAGCGTCGCTTTGGGCCTGGTGATGCCATGGCCTGGGCTTAtaccatttttgaaaatatcaagcTCTTCCGCTCCAATGAAGTCATGAGTCAGTTTTATGCAGTCTTGATGGGAAAG CACTGTCCTCAAGAGCATCTTCCCcttcaagaaggaagagaaaattcagGAGTTGatggaggcagggggctggcatCCCAACAGCAGCAATGCAGACTTCCTCAACTACCGCTCATTGTTTATGGAG GACGAGGAGGGCCAGAGTATGCACTTTGTGCAAAAGCTGTGGGAACAGTATATGGATGA
- the TSNAXIP1 gene encoding translin-associated factor X-interacting protein 1 isoform X4: protein MTPSSQKLRTPRKTSFLRNGRRWEKQRAWSAQEHHLPAIRWQRPSQILINQSCQFSIGGHLSPWPTYTSGQTILHNRKPCSDDCRKRAGSWQQQPLGTTKPWYLEQLENYLRKELLLLDLGTDSAQELRLQPYREIFEFFIEDFKTYKPLLSSIKNAYEVMLAHQREKIRALEPLKAKLVTVNEDCNERILAMRAEERYEISMLKKEKMNLLKLIDKKNEEKISLQTEVTKLRKKLAEEYLHYLTERDARKILIADLNELRYQREDMSLAQSPGIWGEDPVKLTLALKMTRQDLTRTQMELNTMKANFGDVVPRRDFEMQEKTNRDLQEQLDSLRDDYEEVRKEHEILLQLHMSTLKERDQFYSELQEIQRTSTPRPDWTKCEDVVSGGPDRWHMLAEGKNSDQLVDVLLEEIGEGLLREKDFFPGLGYGEAIPPFLRFDGIVENKKPTKKDVVNLLKDAWKERLAEEQKEKFPDFFFNFLERRFGPGDAMAWAYTIFENIKLFRSNEVMSQFYAVLMGKSSEIVYIKHKETVAQLLKEMTNVDSQNEGLLTMEQLSTVLKSIFPFKKEEKIQELMEAGGWHPNSSNADFLNYRSLFMES, encoded by the exons TCCTGTCAGTTCTCCATCGGCGGCCACCTGTCCCCATGGCCCACATACACCAGTGGCCAGACCATTCTGCATAATCGAAAGCCCTGTTCAGATGACTGCCGGAAGCGAGCAGG AAGCTggcagcagcagcccctgggCACTACCAAGCCATGGTACCTGGAGCAACTAGAGAACTACCTACGCAAGGAGCTCCTCCTGCTGGACCTGGGCACAGATTCTGCCCAGGAGCTGAGGCTGCAG CCTTATAGAGAGATCTTTGAGTTCTTCATAGAGGACTTCAAAACGTACAAGCCATTGCTATCCTCCATCAAGAATGCGTATGAGGTGATGCTGG CCCATCAGAGGGAGAAGATTCGAGCTCTGGAGCCCTTGAAGGCCAAGCTTGTCACTGTGAATGAGGACTGCAATGAGAGGATCCTGGCCATGAGGGCTGAGGAGAGATACGAAATCTCCAtgctgaagaaagagaagatgaatttGCTAAAACTCATTGacaaaaagaatgaggagaagaTCTCATTGCAGACTGAG GTGACTAAACTAAGGAAGAAGTTGGCTGAGGAGTACCTGCACTACCTCACTGAGCGAGATGCCCGCAAGATTCTCATTGCAGACCTGAATGAGCTACGGTACCAGCGAGAAGACATGTCATTAGCCCAATCCCCAG GCATCTGGGGAGAGGACCCCGTGAAGTTAACACTGGCTCTGAAGATGACCCGGCAAGACCTGACCCGCACACAGATGGAACTCAACACCATGAAGGCCAACTTTGGAGATGTGGTGCCCAGAAGGGACTTTGAAATGCAGGAGAAGACCAACAGGGATCTGCAGGAGCAG CTGGACAGCTTGAGAGACGACTACGAAGAGGTCCGCAAGGAGCATGAAATACTGCTGCAGTTGCACATGAGCACACTGAAGGAGCGGGACCAGTTTTATTCTGAGTTGCAGGAGATCCAGCGCACCTCCACGCCACGGCCTGACTGGACCAAGTGTGAAG ATGTAGTGTCTGGGGGCCCAGATCGCTGGCATATGCTGGCTGAGGGCAAGAACAGTGACCAGCTGGTGGATGTGCTCCTGGAGGAGATTGGCGAGGGGCTGCTCCGGGAGAAAGACTTCTTCCCTGGTTTG GGCTATGGGGAAGCCATCCCCCCTTTCCTTCGATTTGATGGCATTGTGGAGAACAAGAAGCCAACCAAGAAGGATGTGGTAAATCTCCTCAAGGATGCCTGGAAGGAGCGGCTCGCTGAGGAGCAG AAAGAGAAGTTTCCagatttcttcttcaatttcctggAGCGTCGCTTTGGGCCTGGTGATGCCATGGCCTGGGCTTAtaccatttttgaaaatatcaagcTCTTCCGCTCCAATGAAGTCATGAGTCAGTTTTATGCAGTCTTGATGGGAAAG AGTAGTGAAATTGTGTACATCAAGCATAAGGAGACAGTAGCACAGCTGCTGAAGGAGATGACGAATGTTGACAGTCAGAACGAGGGGCTACTAACCATGGAGCAGTTAAG CACTGTCCTCAAGAGCATCTTCCCcttcaagaaggaagagaaaattcagGAGTTGatggaggcagggggctggcatCCCAACAGCAGCAATGCAGACTTCCTCAACTACCGCTCATTGTTTATGGAG TCGTGA
- the TSNAXIP1 gene encoding translin-associated factor X-interacting protein 1 isoform X3, with amino-acid sequence MTPSSQKLRTPRKTSFLRNGRRWEKQRAWSAQEHHLPAIRWQRPSQILINQSCQFSIGGHLSPWPTYTSGQTILHNRKPCSDDCRKRAGSWQQQPLGTTKPWYLEQLENYLRKELLLLDLGTDSAQELRLQPYREIFEFFIEDFKTYKPLLSSIKNAYEVMLAHQREKIRALEPLKAKLVTVNEDCNERILAMRAEERYEISMLKKEKMNLLKLIDKKNEEKISLQTEVTKLRKKLAEEYLHYLTERDARKILIADLNELRYQREDMSLAQSPGIWGEDPVKLTLALKMTRQDLTRTQMELNTMKANFGDVVPRRDFEMQEKTNRDLQEQLDSLRDDYEEVRKEHEILLQLHMSTLKERDQFYSELQEIQRTSTPRPDWTKCEDVVSGGPDRWHMLAEGKNSDQLVDVLLEEIGEGLLREKDFFPGLGYGEAIPPFLRFDGIVENKKPTKKDVVNLLKDAWKERLAEEQKEKFPDFFFNFLERRFGPGDAMAWAYTIFENIKLFRSNEVMSQFYAVLMGKSSEIVYIKHKETVAQLLKEMTNVDSQNEGLLTMEQLSTVLKSIFPFKKEEKIQELMEAGGWHPNSSNADFLNYRSLFMEDEEGQSMHFVQKLWEQYMDEKDEYLQELKQELGLELVQRRGVKACLSFLVGQS; translated from the exons TCCTGTCAGTTCTCCATCGGCGGCCACCTGTCCCCATGGCCCACATACACCAGTGGCCAGACCATTCTGCATAATCGAAAGCCCTGTTCAGATGACTGCCGGAAGCGAGCAGG AAGCTggcagcagcagcccctgggCACTACCAAGCCATGGTACCTGGAGCAACTAGAGAACTACCTACGCAAGGAGCTCCTCCTGCTGGACCTGGGCACAGATTCTGCCCAGGAGCTGAGGCTGCAG CCTTATAGAGAGATCTTTGAGTTCTTCATAGAGGACTTCAAAACGTACAAGCCATTGCTATCCTCCATCAAGAATGCGTATGAGGTGATGCTGG CCCATCAGAGGGAGAAGATTCGAGCTCTGGAGCCCTTGAAGGCCAAGCTTGTCACTGTGAATGAGGACTGCAATGAGAGGATCCTGGCCATGAGGGCTGAGGAGAGATACGAAATCTCCAtgctgaagaaagagaagatgaatttGCTAAAACTCATTGacaaaaagaatgaggagaagaTCTCATTGCAGACTGAG GTGACTAAACTAAGGAAGAAGTTGGCTGAGGAGTACCTGCACTACCTCACTGAGCGAGATGCCCGCAAGATTCTCATTGCAGACCTGAATGAGCTACGGTACCAGCGAGAAGACATGTCATTAGCCCAATCCCCAG GCATCTGGGGAGAGGACCCCGTGAAGTTAACACTGGCTCTGAAGATGACCCGGCAAGACCTGACCCGCACACAGATGGAACTCAACACCATGAAGGCCAACTTTGGAGATGTGGTGCCCAGAAGGGACTTTGAAATGCAGGAGAAGACCAACAGGGATCTGCAGGAGCAG CTGGACAGCTTGAGAGACGACTACGAAGAGGTCCGCAAGGAGCATGAAATACTGCTGCAGTTGCACATGAGCACACTGAAGGAGCGGGACCAGTTTTATTCTGAGTTGCAGGAGATCCAGCGCACCTCCACGCCACGGCCTGACTGGACCAAGTGTGAAG ATGTAGTGTCTGGGGGCCCAGATCGCTGGCATATGCTGGCTGAGGGCAAGAACAGTGACCAGCTGGTGGATGTGCTCCTGGAGGAGATTGGCGAGGGGCTGCTCCGGGAGAAAGACTTCTTCCCTGGTTTG GGCTATGGGGAAGCCATCCCCCCTTTCCTTCGATTTGATGGCATTGTGGAGAACAAGAAGCCAACCAAGAAGGATGTGGTAAATCTCCTCAAGGATGCCTGGAAGGAGCGGCTCGCTGAGGAGCAG AAAGAGAAGTTTCCagatttcttcttcaatttcctggAGCGTCGCTTTGGGCCTGGTGATGCCATGGCCTGGGCTTAtaccatttttgaaaatatcaagcTCTTCCGCTCCAATGAAGTCATGAGTCAGTTTTATGCAGTCTTGATGGGAAAG AGTAGTGAAATTGTGTACATCAAGCATAAGGAGACAGTAGCACAGCTGCTGAAGGAGATGACGAATGTTGACAGTCAGAACGAGGGGCTACTAACCATGGAGCAGTTAAG CACTGTCCTCAAGAGCATCTTCCCcttcaagaaggaagagaaaattcagGAGTTGatggaggcagggggctggcatCCCAACAGCAGCAATGCAGACTTCCTCAACTACCGCTCATTGTTTATGGAG GACGAGGAGGGCCAGAGTATGCACTTTGTGCAAAAGCTGTGGGAACAGTATATGGATGAAAAGGATGAATATTTACAGGAGCTAAAgcaggagctgggcctggaacT GGTACAGAGAAGAGGAGTCAAGGcctgtctctctttccttgtggggCAGTCGTGA